Genomic segment of Labrus mixtus chromosome 1, fLabMix1.1, whole genome shotgun sequence:
ATTTGGATCCGTTTTGAAGTATTCAAGCTAATGCTGTTTGTTTGAAGAACGTAATACTTTGACAGATTCCCCTCTGTATTACAGTGATGTTGAAGAGGGGGCGTCAGGAAATGTGAACAGATGCAACAATAAACTCTTCAATGTGATGTGAAAAACAGTGAAAGTGAGTGAGGTTGGGTTGTGCACTGGGTTGGAACATGGCAGACAGAGAATCTACAGCTTCAGTGACATTCATTAGCTGCCCAAGTTATTGCTGACATATCCAATGTATGATCTGCAAAGCACAAGTGTCAACAAACCtgttaaagttttatttacAAGAGAAAACCAAAGTGTTTGTCAAGTCTCATTCTCCCAACCCCCAACAGTCAAAATATATTAATAGTACAGCTCAAAGAGCGTATTGATGTAGTCtcacttttttaataaaattaaaTCCTGACATAATTACAATAATGCCTTTTTGTTTCAATTGTACATAATGGTGTGGTACAAGTTCACAGAGTTCAGAAATCTACTAAAGTCTGACATGCAAAATGTCTCAAACAAGACTGTACCATTGAACAGGAACTGAAATCTCATTTCAGTTTCTTTAAGTcagttgttcatttttttttatgtctttgtagtCTTTATTACACAACATTTTAGTTAGTTCTTGTATTTACATGTAAAAGAAATCGCAACATAAGTGCTGGAAAAAATCCATATATATGTGAATATATGTATACATTTCTAGgcaatacataaataaatctatAATTATATATTCAGAGGATCAGTCCTCATCACTGGAGTCTGAATCGCctgatgaggaagaagagctCCCAGACTCTGAAGAAGATGACTTGGCTTTCCCCGAATCTTCAGGACCACTGTTCTCTTTTTGTTCTGCTgactcctctccttcatcttcatccAAAGCCTCTTCTaactcctcatcatcctcatctcCGTCCTTCTCTGCTGCTGGCACCTCTGTCTCCTGTGACAATGACTGGGAGGCTGCAGgctgaggaggaaaaggagcaggaggaaggacATGCTCCCTGCTTgagctctgcagctgtgtggCAGACACAGGAAGGTTAAGGCCTGGAGTGAGAAGCATCCCTGGGTAAAGCATACTGGAGAGTAACAAGGGGTTAAGAGACAGTGAGTGACTGGAGGCTGCAGAGGCAGCTGAAGCACTTTGTGGGGCGccggcagaggaagaggagctggaAGTGGAGGAAGGAGTTGTGTTCAAGCCCTCTGTCCTTTCTCCTTTGGTGTCTGAGGTGTTAGAGGGGACTTTAGAGGCTGACGGCTCGCCTGCAACACTGCTGATGGTTCCTTTTGTCTTCTCTTCAGAGCCACCTGTGCCCTCCTGAACAGGCTTCCCTAGCAAACTGCTCATGCCAATGAGGTTTGGGATTCCAGCCATACCGGAGAGCATCATGGGAAACATGGCAGCAAGGTTACTTGCAGCCAGGTTGCTAGCATCAGACGGCAGCCCCATTAGGCCCGCGGTGAGCTGCAGGGACTGTAAGCTCTGGAGGTTTTGCTGGAATGCCTGCAGACTGGTCAGGTCCATTCCAGTAAGGAGGCCATTGGCTAGAAGGGGGTTCAGACCCAGTGCAGCGACTGCAGGGTTGGGAGCTGCAGCTGCCGCAGCGGCAGCCGCTGCTGCCTTGGCCAGAGGATTCTTGGGTCGACGTCCACGTCTGCTCACCTCCTCAGGAACAATTGGTCCTGTTAGGATCCTGTCAAACATGCTCTCTGGGAGGTAACCCTGAAAAAACATCGAAGAGATGATGGGGTTGGTATCATTAAACATCAGAGCCAAACCTGTGTCATTACAAATATTACAGCACACATGCTGTAAAAAGTAAACACGAAGGACTTGTTTAGGTCCATCTAGCTAAAACTTATACAGTGAACAGCTGTTAACCTGATGTTCACATAGATGTGATACTTTTGACTTACCGACTGTTTGACAACATCAGCCCACTCAGGTGGGACACCATACTCAGGGTTCTCCTGAAGGAAGCGGCACAGATCCTTAAGAGGAGGAGCAAATGCTCCACCGACCTACATGACAGATGACAGCAACATGAAACACTTCAACCAAAAGTTTCTCTTGCTGTAGAACCTTGCTAAAAAAGCAAAGGAAGTACTGTCTGGCGTTATTACAGTAAGAACACTGGGCAATGTGAAGGTAAAAGTATCCAGTGTGTCAAACAGATTGTTACTGAAGCTACGACCCAGTTTTGAAGCTTAGTCTTTGAAGgaacactcaaaaacaaaagcaaaccttGCGTGCGTTTCTCCTGTTGATGATCTGGACCCTTTCTTCTCCTGTCAGGCTGTTCACATCGATCTTGTTGGGGTTCCTGCAGCGGTGCCTTTTCTGTTTGGGCCGACCATCCTGGAAGTGGAACTGCATCTGCATTTTATTTACCCCCTGGATAGGAAATGATACTCATGATAAAAGAAAATGCCTCAGAACTGTAGATTTTCTGTACAAAAGAATGATTGGTTCACTGGCTTTTGCAAAGTGAAACAACCCTCTGTTGTTGAATTCATGAGGAAGCTATGTTTTGTACCTGCCTTAAAAAACTGCACATTAATTTCACCCAAAAAAACTAAAGATTATAGTTGTGATTTTGCTTTATAATAATCAGAACCTTAACaaaacattcttcttttaactcTACAGAAACCTTTAAGGTGAAGTGATGATAAGAAATAAGTACTCACAGGGATGAAGGCTCCTGTGTCTGCCACAAATCCAGGGTGCTCTTTGAGCCACAGATCTAGATCTTTCCTCCTGGGAGCATCGTCCCCAGCAAGCCGGGTGCCATCTTTGAGGTTGATGACAGGGACTCTGCTGTCAGTGTCTGCTGGTATCTGATTGGAGCTCTGGCTGAAGCCTGGCATTGAGGCCACAGCCATGCCCACCTGGCCAATACCCCCCCACCCTGGAGGCATCTGGAAAAACACAGGCACAAAAAATGGTGTGTTATTTAGGATACAGCTCATCAGATCAGAACACTAAGGTATACAATAACTTATTATCTATTCATTGCTTGAATAATCAAAATAAGTCAAATAGTAGAGGATGCTAACCTGATCTGAAACAGCAGGGACTCTGCTCCTGTTCATGAAGAGCAGGTCCATCCCCTCCACGTTCTTTCTCCGTCCCCTCCGTCTCTTCACCACTGGCTGGCCATCCAGTACGCCATTCAGCCTCATCTGACTGGAAAGATCTGGAGgtgctgcaaacaaaaaaaacaaacaaaaaaacagcctgttaGCTTCCATCTAGTTTGTCAATGTTTACTGATTTTTAAGCGTAAGGAAGGATCTTTTGAATACATTCGGAAATATCTTACATTTTGGGGTCATTCCAttaaggcctttttttttactcacggCTGCTTGTTACTGATGTGTACTTATGGCAAAGGTCAGATATTGTATTTTAGActtaacacacattttttgtttcGTTACCATCTGTAAATTAAACTAGCATGGCCAAAAAGATGACAAGTATTAACTTTACAGTCTTTTCAGTTACTGAAACCTGACTTTGCTGCAATCTAGTGGTCGTCAAGGAAAATAGCAGGGACTTCTGTCAACAcatgatgtatgtacatgtaaaGGTCTTTTCtgcatttgaaataaacacaccgGTCTGGAAGCTGCACTGAGGCTTGGTGATGTCTGCCAGGCCTGTGTCCGAGGCGCTCTGCAGCTCATGAAGCCGGGCCAGGTACTGCTGCTGGGCCTGGGGACCTTCCTCGGACTCCAGTGGCCTCTTCAGAGGTAGACCTTGTTTCTGGAAGGTCAGTTTAAGACCTCcctcctgctgcacacacacacaccacaaataTGTTAGACAAGTCTGGGGGAATAAAACGTTAGGGTGAAAACAAAATTGAGATATAAACAAGGAGAAATGTgctatttaatttaaaaaataatcctcATCCGGCTGTTTACTGCGTAAAGAATCTTTCACTGATTTTTCATCTATCCATAGATTAATGGATATTGaagtaaaagctttttttttatattacttAAACTTTATCATTGAATGTATATTTTTCACAATATATGAttatttataaacatgttttacattaaGAGAACATTTTTGCAGTTATTTTCTTGTTAGTAGTATTGggacacatggacacagaagAGGGCAGTGACTAGCAGGGGCAGTGGGTTTAGTCTAGTCATAGTTTGGACTGCATCGGGAAGCCATGCCAGAGCGAAAGCTGCTGTCAGCGTTAAGGAATTTAAAGGTAACAAGCAGCAAGTGTTTGAAGGTATAATTTGTGAAAagatcttgatcaaaaagaaaaacatccaaagcaaagaaataatcaaaagCAAGTCTGAAGCCTGTCAAGTTAATGGCCACATGCCTTGATGCAAACTAGAAAACGCCCACAGCCGAGGTCTCCATTTCAATCAGATTATAAGCACGACCCCTTCAGTACAGAGAGGCTTCAAACTGAACTCATTATGTCCTCATGACTGAGTGATTTGTGCTCATGTAATCACAGCCTCAGAGCCCAATTCAAATTGAGTGTGTGGGAAAGGAGAGGAACGCTGTTATTAAATTAATCTCTCCTCCTGCCGGGCAGTCAAAACCACTAATCATACCCGAAGGAAAGAAGGATGAAAACCAGAGAAACATGCTGAACACGGCAGCTAACACCAGTCATGGCAACAGAAGTGGTAGGGTCCTACGATTAGGGCGAAGCAGAGGGAGGCGGATGGGAATAAAGGAGAAATCAACATACATCGTTGAGTTTTACTGAGAACTCCTTGTTTTCTGCAACATGCTTGGTCACCTTTGACCCCTGTGGTGAGGCAGAGGGGTCCTCGCACAGGCTGTTGGCATTGTCCAGCAGCTTGGTGGTGTAAAAGGAGGCCACTGCACCTCCTGGCTCGTACACACGACGTGTTCCTGGCCACTTGCCCTTTAGCACTGCCTGGCAGATGCTGTCCAGGCGGTTGATGATCACACGATCCTgaagaaacaacagcaagactATCAGAACACTCAAGCACTTGgatcataaaaaagaaaagaaaggataTTATTTTCATAACCTCTCAAGAATTTAATAGATCAAACAATCCCTGTTAGCTgaacattttattcaaataCCTTCAGGGACAATGCTGTTCAGATTATTTGTAAACCAATCAGTTTCGTTATCAAAATTACTCATGACTTGTTTGCACACATCAACAGTTGTTTACCTTTGGCCAGTAGGATGCAGCAAGCATGTACCCCCCTCCCTGGAAAGGATGAGAGGAGTTGTTGTTGATGCCGTTCTCAGTCCCATGGGTGTCTTGCGTTTCATCCTGTGTAGTGCTCAGAGATGCCACACTGTCCTCATCGAAGCCCTTTACTTTTGTTGCTGCAGGCACTGAGaatgtgacagacagagagacagacattaGAAATAGTGTGCACACCTCTTGGACAGGGTATAATTTgttattatgttgtgtttttctgctgatcTTTTCtaatatggtatggtatggtatggtgtcgTATTTTATTAACAAGGCTTATTCTACATTCCAGTTTTTTTATCCTGCAGCTTAGAAGAATAACATCTACTCACCtttcttcttcccctcctctctctcactgtcgCTATCTTCAGAAGAGGACGACGAGGACGACGAGGATGAAGAAGACCCAGAGgagcaagaggaagaagaagaggaggagctggacccGGAatgtgaagaggaagaagacgacgaggaagaagatgaagaggagcgTGATGAAGTGCTTGAGGAGGAGCCATCTGAGTCAGATTCTGAGCCTCTCCTTGCCTCCCTGCGCCCTCTCTTGCTAGCCTTCTTGGGTTTCCTCTCAGAGGAGTTTGGCGTGAGAGGTTTGGTACGTGCGGCCACCATCTTTTTCTCGCTGTCCCTCGCCTCTGTAATGGGCTTCTCCTCCAGACCTGTGGGAGTAGGTGGTGCTTGGGGAGGACTCCAGCTGTCCCCAGGCTTCTCcctactctcctctccttctgagGCAGGTTCCACTTTTGGTAAAACCACACCGGGCTCAGTGTCTTTCTGGGTAGGTGGAGGCAGCGGAGAGCCTGTCAACACTGAGCTAGCGTTCTGGTACTGGGGCTGTAGAAGTGGGGTGGATGTATGGGATTGCTGCTGTGTAGCTTTTGTTTGGCTGTTACGTTGGGCAGCCATGAAGCTGAGCTCAGGGTCTCTCAGGATGTGATAATCTGTGCGGCTGACACCATGTTTGGCAGCACCGATAAGCAGGTCACGGTCATGAGTACCTGCTTCCCACCACACGGGTAAGTCAGAGCTCATCTGGCACAGCGGCAGACGCTCATACAGTAATGTATGACGGAGTACTTGCTCCCGCACCTGACGAAGAAGCTCCACTCTGTACAAGGTACGAGACGCCCGCTCCTCTGTGATGGGCTGGATGGTCAGAGACGGGTCCACAGCAGAGTCTGCAACATagcccaagaagaagaaaaaaagaaagtgaggcTTCTACACAGAAACAACCCAAAGACCTGTCTGTGCCTGGAGTTTAAACATCACACTGTTAGCTTTTTAGAAATGATTAACTTTATCAAACCCTCTGCCTCTGAACCGTTGAgccaacatttgtttttcaaaggtaAAACTGATCTCTCTTTAGAATGCAATCCTTTAAAGGCAGCAATGAGTGTAGAATATACTACAGTACCTGAAACGATGTTAACATTATATTGAGAAAAGTGTAGATCTGAtatagggttttttttgtatggaaaTTTGTCTTGCTGTGTTACAAAGAACACAAGTGTgatgaataaatactttatatatattctAATAAGAAATATTTCAGCTATTTTCTTACcttacaataaatatttttatttctacaaaAAGGTTGTCAAGGTGCCAAACAAAGAATTAACCCTGACATGATCATCATAATGTCCAAACCCATTTTTTTCAACTGTGTATAAATATATACTGACAATAAGATTAAAACAATATTCATAAAGATATCATGTGTTTGTTAATGAACTGGTAAGACTACTGACCTCCCTCTTTGGGTGGCAGGCGACACACCCTTCGGCACATGGCGGTAAAAGCACACAGGTATTTCTGCAGGCTCTCATCAGTCTTCTTGTGCAGCCGAGCCATTGCCCTGAACTTGGTCCAGTCGAACCGGCTGAGGTTCGGGTCAAACACTACACCAAATGTGGAGACCACACGGTAGAAATCGGCCTCTTCTCTCCTGGTCCATCTGAGGAATGGGAAAAAATGACATCTTGTTCAAAATCATCGAGAACaatattttttctctgttaCAATCAAAAATAGTTCTTTTTCATTAAACAATCCATTTTAGATcatttatatatcttttttCAAACGTGGATCTGCTTCTTGATCTGACCTTTGTTGGCGCTCAATCTTAGCCACCATCTTTGGGTTCAGGGTGTCATTGAGAGTGGGGGGCAGCGGGCAGAGTGGAGCTGACAGTATCATGCTGGGCGTGGACTGAGACTGAGTCTGGTGGATTTGGAGGATCTGCCGGCTCTTAGTGAAGCGCTGCGAGGCTGTGATCAGACGTCTCAGCCTGGCTGTCAACACCGAGGATGAGGGCCAATAGATGGTTTCACCTCCTGTCATTGGAACTGCATCTGGATCAGAGTATTACACAGTGATAGTAACATTAAGTTTTTAGAATTAGACctgcacattttttattgtttatacAGATAAGAGAattctgaaaacatttcttagaattcaaaaatgtaaatcttaGAAATTTTAAAGTTGCCTCTTGGCTGTGGGAAGCTTGTATTTGTACTTATcatgaccattttttttatggattaTGGATTAAAGCATCTAAAGCTCACCTCCGGCGTTGTCAGTGACAACCAAGTCTCCAGGTGAAGAGGCATCATCCTGCAACAGAAGTTCATGgcaggttttaaaaaacacacttaaaccaGTTTTAAAGTCTTTCAGACTGATTGGTTAAACGATAAATAATTAACAAGCTCAAATACAAAGAGGGGCCAATTTGTTCTATCAACAGCCCCCTTCGGTTCATGTAGACTAACCTCCATATCATCTTTCAGCAGGGCTGGAGCAGGCTTGTACTCTGGATCATCCACATCcctacacacatacaaatacatatcTATTTGTTTTATTGGAGTTTACATCCAAGTTGTCACAGATTGAAaaatcattgtgttttattgtgctgGGCTTAAGTTGAGATATTTTTACGAGTGAAGACTCGTATGATGTACACACCCATCCATGAAATCATTGCCTCTTTGTTCGGCAGCAATGGCCTTCTCATCTGGTCGTCCAACACGCTCTATGAAGCAAAGAGTCGGGTCTGCACGGATAGTGTTGTACTTCTCATAGCCTAGGAGTGCACACAGGGACAAGTGATTAACAAGGTCAGCAAAGAATCAAACATGGAAACTGTTGGATAGGCAAAAGCCAGTCAACAGAACCTGGGTGATTtctcatattttacattttaatttgtttaccTTAACTTTAATTATTTCCACTTTGTAGACACTTTAAAGTACAGCAAGGAATAGCTCTTTTGGATACAACAAGTAACAGTAAGAGCTGACATGTCTTACCATGTTTATAGATACCCAGCAGCAAACACTTGTCACAGATAGCATCCCACCACAAAGCTGGCAGCTCAGAATGGTCAGGATCTGGCACCCAGATCTTTATTTCACTGTGGAGagggagtaggaggaggaggaggaggaggaggaggaggaggaggcgtaggaggaggagtaggagaaggaggaggaggaggaggaggagggaatcAGAAGTATATCATTttaggagactttttttttccttgggttttttatttgttcctctATTAAAACATGGAATAAGATGCAATGGAGGCAGAAGGAAGGACACATTCAGCTTCATATAATTGTATTATGTCATTCAAATGAACAAAACATTGCAACTTTTGTGTTTAACTAATGTCTTGTTAAATATGTATGTGTAATAACCTCATACAGTTATCAAACTCAGTTTAAACAGGGgccctttgtctttttatttaaccCGTTTTCCATCATTTCTTCTGTGTATGTAACTCAAGAGCTTCAAATATAATTCCCAAAGAAAGCTTGATTTAAGAATTGTGGGGGAAAATACAAGCTTCCTTAATTCAATCATGATTTATTGTAAGGTGTTGTTTCAATTAATCATCTCTGACAACACTGTCTGgaggaaatattttttaaaacacacccATCGTTCACCAGCAGGTGGAGCTCTACAACCGTCTTGTTAATTTAGCTGAGCCGTTGATTCTTCCTTCAATAGGTTGATACCAGATACTTAGGACTATACTTGCTATTTCACACTGTTAATGATATGCCCTCTTTTTGATACTTTACTCTTTCCAATAACTAACTCTGTAGTGTTTTATTACAGTTGCTAAAGCCTTCTAACCCTCTGTGTAAATCAAGAATCCTGCTAATCCACACATCGAACTGGTCAGGAATttcactagacagagtgtaCGGTGATAACTACTGTGCTGCTTATTGTAGTTGTCCAATGAAGTTATTGTTATTCAAGCCCCTAAAGCAGTAGGAAATGctagaaatgaaaaaagcatAGGACAGGAAGCTGTTGTAAGTAATGAGTAGGTTAAAAGTTGAGCTCACCTGGAGTCCGCACCATCCAGCACCTTCTGGGCTTGGCTCCCTATCACCTCTTGTTTCAGGTAGTACAGCATTCTGACCCTGAGCAGCACCCTGCATAGAAAACCCACTGGTCACAACAAAGCCCTGACCCCGAACAAACGCTGAGTGAGCAGTaccatcatgcacacacacacacacacacacacacacacacacacacacacacacacacacacacacacacacacacacacacacacacacacacacacacacacacacacacacacacacacacacacacacacacacacacacacacacacacacacacacacacacacacacacacacacacacacacacacacacacacacacacacacacacacacacacacacacacacacacacacacacacacacacacacacacacacacacacacacacacacacacacacacacacacacacacacacacacacacacacacacacacacacacacacacacacacacacacacacacacacacacacacacacacacacacacacacacacacacacacacacacacacacacacagcaaactgATGATCACAATGCaaatgagagaaatgtgtgacaATTTATGTGTGATCCTAAAATTGAACTGTCTAGGTGTATAATTGTACTGCCATACCATCCACAAACAGCATACAATCTACTGAACATATAGATAATGCGTATGCGTTTGATCACAGATTTTTTGTGTATTCTGCTATTAATCACAAGCTAGCCTTTCAAAGAGCTTGCCACAAAACAGACTAAGCCAGATTCATTTCTGTGAATTATGGTTTAATTGAAGTCGACATTATCCTATAGACCTCACAGGGAGTCATGAGTGTTTCTACAACACAGCTCTGAGGACTGAATGAACAGTCgacagtctctctccagtcgtCATGTGGTCGTGCTCTGGCAGTAGATGAAGGCTGGGAAGCCGAGGCTGACAAGGTAGAGGGAGGCTGACTCACAGGGGAGACATTAGCTCTGTGATGCATGATCACACATCACAGCCAGCAGGGCTTTGAGCGAAGACACAGTCAAGTGGTGGGAAATGTGTTTGCGCTGGTGTGCCAGGCTGGAACGTCTGGTATGCCTTGAGAT
This window contains:
- the chd9 gene encoding chromodomain-helicase-DNA-binding protein 9 isoform X6; the protein is MKSSSSSSSSSSSSSSSSSPAEKRSQRRTHHQMEPNIQDKQEKANRIISEAIAKARQRGEKNIPRVMSPESFPSSSSQHKSHRDRKHKGNGKARPKEKACRKVCILPSSKPKQKAKIGKIVIKIGKKKKRKPESSEEESDDDPPLRHSSKVSSKDVDSKRRSNRQVKRKKYAEELEARLSDEEVKVIVKAKKTSASKAPSLQLFVENPSEEDAAVVDKIMSSRIVKKEVSPGIVVETEEFFVKYKNYSYLHCEWATEQHLERDKRIQQKIKRFKMKQAQRALFFADMEEDPFNPDYVEVDRVLEVSYCEDKDTGEEVVYYLVKWSSLAYEDSTWELKDDVDQSKIEEFEQLQAVKPDSRRMDRPPANHWKKREQSREYRNSNSLRDYQLEGVNWLLFNWYNRRNCILADEMGLGKTIQSITFLEEILRAGIKGPFLIIAPLSTIANWEREFHTWTYLNVIVYHGSTVSRQMLQQYEMYFRDAQGRVIRGAYKFQAVITTFEMILGGCPELNAIEWRCVIIDEAHRLKNKNCKLLEGFKLMSLEHKVLLTGTPLQNTVEELFSLLHFLEPARFPSENTFMQEFGDLKTEEQVQKLQAILKPMMLRRLKEDVEKKLAPKEETIIEVELTNIQKKYYRAILEKNFSFLAKGAGQANMPNLVNTMMELRKCCNHPYLIKGAEEKIMEDFREVYSPTAMDFHLQAMVQSAGKLVLIDKLLPKMKAGGHRVLIFSQMVRCLDILEDYLIQRRYLYERIDGRVRGNLRQAAIDRFSKPDSERFVFLLCTRAGGLGINLTAADTCIIFDSDWNPQNDLQAQARCHRIGQNKAVKVYRLITRNSYEREMFDRASLKLGLDKAVLQSMSGRDNSLGGGTGGGAVQQQLSKKEIEDLLRRGAYGAIMDEEDEGAKFCEEDIDQILQRRTKTITIESEGRGSTFAKASFVASGNRTDISLDDPNFWDKWAKKADIDMEMVNGRNSLVIDTPRVRKQTRPFSATKDELAELSEGESDDESKPKLRRNHDRLNSYGRTECFRVEKNLLVYGWGRWKDILNHGRFKKQLTDWDVESICRALLAYCLVHYRGDDKIKSFMWDLIAPTEDGQTKELQNHLGLSAPVPRGRKGKKMKIQSSSFDIHKAEWLRKHNPEHMLQDDGYKKHLKHHCNKVLLRVRMLYYLKQEVIGSQAQKVLDGADSSEIKIWVPDPDHSELPALWWDAICDKCLLLGIYKHGYEKYNTIRADPTLCFIERVGRPDEKAIAAEQRGNDFMDGDVDDPEYKPAPALLKDDMEDDASSPGDLVVTDNAGDAVPMTGGETIYWPSSSVLTARLRRLITASQRFTKSRQILQIHQTQSQSTPSMILSAPLCPLPPTLNDTLNPKMVAKIERQQRWTRREEADFYRVVSTFGVVFDPNLSRFDWTKFRAMARLHKKTDESLQKYLCAFTAMCRRVCRLPPKEGDSAVDPSLTIQPITEERASRTLYRVELLRQVREQVLRHTLLYERLPLCQMSSDLPVWWEAGTHDRDLLIGAAKHGVSRTDYHILRDPELSFMAAQRNSQTKATQQQSHTSTPLLQPQYQNASSVLTGSPLPPPTQKDTEPGVVLPKVEPASEGEESREKPGDSWSPPQAPPTPTGLEEKPITEARDSEKKMVAARTKPLTPNSSERKPKKASKRGRREARRGSESDSDGSSSSTSSRSSSSSSSSSSSSSHSGSSSSSSSSSCSSGSSSSSSSSSSSSEDSDSEREEGKKKVPAATKVKGFDEDSVASLSTTQDETQDTHGTENGINNNSSHPFQGGGYMLAASYWPKDRVIINRLDSICQAVLKGKWPGTRRVYEPGGAVASFYTTKLLDNANSLCEDPSASPQGSKVTKHVAENKEFSVKLNDQEGGLKLTFQKQGLPLKRPLESEEGPQAQQQYLARLHELQSASDTGLADITKPQCSFQTAPPDLSSQMRLNGVLDGQPVVKRRRGRRKNVEGMDLLFMNRSRVPAVSDQMPPGWGGIGQVGMAVASMPGFSQSSNQIPADTDSRVPVINLKDGTRLAGDDAPRRKDLDLWLKEHPGFVADTGAFIPGVNKMQMQFHFQDGRPKQKRHRCRNPNKIDVNSLTGEERVQIINRRNARKVGGAFAPPLKDLCRFLQENPEYGVPPEWADVVKQSGYLPESMFDRILTGPIVPEEVSRRGRRPKNPLAKAAAAAAAAAAAPNPAVAALGLNPLLANGLLTGMDLTSLQAFQQNLQSLQSLQLTAGLMGLPSDASNLAASNLAAMFPMMLSGMAGIPNLIGMSSLLGKPVQEGTGGSEEKTKGTISSVAGEPSASKVPSNTSDTKGERTEGLNTTPSSTSSSSSSAGAPQSASAASAASSHSLSLNPLLLSSMLYPGMLLTPGLNLPVSATQLQSSSREHVLPPAPFPPQPAASQSLSQETEVPAAEKDGDEDDEELEEALDEDEGEESAEQKENSGPEDSGKAKSSSSESGSSSSSSGDSDSSDED